In a genomic window of Sulfuriferula nivalis:
- the gloA gene encoding lactoylglutathione lyase has product MRLLHTMLRTGNLDRAITFYTNILGMKLLRRNDYPEGKFTLAFVGYGDEIDHTVIELTYNWGVDSYELGSAFGHLAIEVDDAYAACEEIKRHGGTVTREAGPMKHGTTVIAFVADPDGYKIELIQKKTRA; this is encoded by the coding sequence ATGCGTCTCCTCCATACTATGTTGCGCACTGGTAACCTTGATCGTGCTATAACTTTTTATACCAATATTCTTGGTATGAAGCTGCTGCGTCGTAATGATTATCCGGAAGGGAAATTCACTTTGGCTTTTGTCGGCTATGGTGATGAAATTGATCATACGGTGATAGAGCTGACTTATAACTGGGGTGTAGACAGCTATGAGTTGGGAAGCGCTTTTGGGCATCTTGCAATCGAGGTGGATGATGCTTACGCTGCCTGCGAGGAAATTAAACGGCATGGCGGCACCGTCACCCGCGAAGCTGGGCCGATGAAGCATGGCACTACTGTGATCGCATTTGTTGCAGATCCTGATGGTTATAAAATCGAATTAATCCAGAAAAAGACGAGGGCGTAG
- a CDS encoding ammonium transporter, whose amino-acid sequence MKINMKKWFISLGLLCLLSFSGMSMADDVTIPTDPAAATSANTAETPPATPAADAATAPNPAAFINAGDNAWMLTSTALVLMMTIPGLALFYGGMVRKKNALATLMQVFAITCLVTVLWMMFGYSMAFTAGNSFIGGMSRMFLIGMGLDNANPLAPTIPESTYMTFQMTFAIITPALIVGAFADRMKFSALIVFITAWLLAVYAPIAHMVWGPGGWLGADGVLDYAGGTVVHTNAGVAGLVAALVIGKRVGYGTEPMPPHNLALAMIGASLLWVGWFGFNAGSAGAASDRAGMAMAVTQIATASAALSWMFIEWMGRGKPSLLGICSGAVSGLVAITPASGFVGPSGALFIGLAAGITCYWGAVYLKRMMGYDDSLDVFGVHAIGGILGALLTGIFAVKAIGGTAGVLEGNTDQLFIQATGVGVTIVYDAAITYLILKIVDAVIGLRVTESQEEDGLDVSLHGERLE is encoded by the coding sequence ATGAAAATCAATATGAAGAAATGGTTTATCTCACTAGGCTTGTTATGTCTCTTGAGTTTCTCTGGCATGAGCATGGCTGACGATGTCACCATACCAACTGACCCAGCAGCGGCCACATCAGCTAACACAGCCGAAACCCCACCAGCCACACCGGCAGCAGATGCAGCAACAGCACCAAACCCTGCTGCATTTATTAATGCTGGTGACAATGCATGGATGTTGACCTCAACCGCTTTGGTATTGATGATGACTATTCCTGGTCTGGCGTTGTTCTACGGTGGTATGGTGCGCAAGAAGAATGCGCTGGCTACGTTAATGCAGGTATTTGCTATCACTTGCCTGGTTACAGTGCTATGGATGATGTTTGGTTATAGCATGGCATTTACAGCGGGCAATAGTTTTATTGGTGGCATGAGTAGAATGTTCCTGATTGGCATGGGCCTGGACAATGCAAATCCCTTGGCTCCTACTATACCCGAGAGTACCTATATGACGTTCCAGATGACGTTTGCCATCATCACGCCGGCACTGATAGTGGGTGCATTTGCTGACCGCATGAAATTTTCTGCGCTTATCGTATTCATCACTGCATGGTTACTTGCTGTCTATGCCCCGATTGCCCATATGGTCTGGGGTCCAGGTGGCTGGCTGGGTGCTGATGGCGTGCTCGATTATGCGGGTGGTACGGTAGTTCACACTAATGCTGGTGTCGCAGGGCTGGTGGCTGCATTAGTCATAGGCAAACGGGTTGGTTATGGTACTGAGCCTATGCCACCGCATAATCTGGCGTTGGCTATGATAGGTGCATCCCTATTATGGGTGGGCTGGTTTGGTTTCAATGCGGGTTCGGCAGGTGCTGCCAGTGATCGCGCTGGCATGGCGATGGCAGTGACTCAGATTGCTACAGCAAGTGCCGCATTAAGCTGGATGTTTATTGAATGGATGGGCAGAGGCAAGCCAAGTCTGTTAGGAATTTGTTCAGGTGCCGTCTCGGGTCTGGTTGCCATTACCCCCGCTTCTGGTTTTGTCGGTCCTTCAGGTGCGCTGTTTATTGGACTGGCTGCTGGTATCACATGTTATTGGGGTGCTGTGTATCTAAAGCGCATGATGGGTTATGACGACTCGCTGGACGTATTTGGTGTACATGCCATCGGCGGCATTTTGGGTGCGTTATTGACTGGTATATTTGCTGTCAAAGCAATAGGCGGTACTGCTGGCGTACTCGAGGGCAATACGGATCAATTATTCATCCAGGCAACAGGCGTTGGCGTAACCATTGTTTATGATGCAGCGATTACCTATCTCATCTTGAAAATAGTTGATGCAGTCATCGGCTTGCGGGTAACAGAGAGCCAGGAAGAAGATGGTCTTGATGTCAGCTTGCATGGTGAACGACTAGAATAA
- a CDS encoding HD domain-containing phosphohydrolase, which yields MFEYIDSLSALNTNSPLLEKLQKIHAMLQVRFDSISRIAVALYDPKTDLLKTYLHSSGEDKPLNHYQALLHETPSLMDIVTTGKPRVVNDLSIFAEGEREHTRRIAAQGYGSSYTLPMYMNGSLFGFVFFDSYQKNVLNEEALHFLDVIGHLVSLLVMNEIAAVRTLVSTVQAARDMANLRDQETGAHIDRMSHFSRIIARELAPTYGFNDEFIEHVFLFSPLHDIGKIGIPDSILLKTGILTDAEFEIMKSHTLKGREIVDTILKGFALDGFEHIDMLRNIAEFHHETLDGKGYPHGLRGDAIPIEARIIAVADVFDALTSRRPYKPAWSNEQAFQNLLSLADIKLDRQCIEALLNNRAEVEVIQEKFKEDVFA from the coding sequence ATGTTTGAATATATAGACAGTCTTTCCGCGCTAAATACTAACTCCCCATTGCTGGAAAAGCTGCAAAAAATCCATGCCATGTTGCAGGTGCGCTTTGATTCAATTAGTCGTATTGCGGTAGCCTTATACGATCCAAAAACTGACCTGCTTAAGACATATCTACACAGTAGTGGTGAAGATAAACCACTTAATCATTATCAGGCGCTATTGCATGAAACCCCGTCTTTGATGGATATAGTCACAACAGGGAAGCCTCGCGTGGTGAATGATTTGTCTATCTTTGCCGAGGGTGAGCGTGAACATACCAGGCGAATTGCTGCTCAAGGCTACGGCTCCAGCTATACCTTGCCGATGTACATGAATGGATCTTTATTCGGCTTTGTCTTTTTCGACTCTTACCAGAAAAATGTTCTGAATGAAGAAGCGCTGCATTTTCTGGATGTGATCGGACACTTGGTTTCTCTGCTGGTTATGAATGAAATCGCTGCTGTCAGGACGCTAGTTTCTACCGTTCAGGCGGCACGAGATATGGCGAATTTGCGCGATCAGGAAACTGGTGCGCATATTGATCGCATGTCCCATTTTTCTCGGATAATTGCCCGGGAACTGGCACCAACATATGGATTTAATGATGAGTTCATCGAGCACGTATTCCTGTTTTCTCCGCTGCACGATATCGGCAAAATTGGTATTCCAGACAGTATTTTGCTAAAAACAGGCATTCTGACTGACGCAGAGTTTGAAATCATGAAATCGCATACGCTTAAGGGTAGAGAAATAGTTGATACTATCCTCAAAGGGTTTGCGCTGGATGGGTTTGAGCATATTGATATGCTCAGGAATATTGCTGAATTCCACCATGAAACGCTGGATGGTAAGGGTTATCCGCATGGATTAAGAGGGGACGCAATCCCCATAGAAGCTCGAATTATTGCTGTAGCCGATGTGTTCGACGCATTGACAAGTCGCAGGCCTTATAAGCCAGCCTGGAGTAATGAACAGGCTTTTCAGAATTTACTTTCCCTGGCAGACATCAAACTCGATCGACAGTGTATCGAAGCGTTGCTGAATAATCGTGCTGAAGTTGAGGTGATACAGGAAAAATTCAAAGAAGATGTGTTTGCATGA
- a CDS encoding sulfurtransferase TusA family protein, with amino-acid sequence MTVDYDVLLDATLQDCPLPTIQTKDALDLMSSGQILKVITSKEGSVRNIRTFVANNHCELLSEFNANEGYIFMIKKL; translated from the coding sequence ATGACTGTTGACTATGATGTGTTGCTTGATGCCACGTTGCAAGACTGCCCTTTGCCAACCATACAAACAAAAGATGCATTAGATTTGATGTCATCAGGACAAATCTTGAAAGTTATTACCAGTAAAGAAGGCTCTGTGAGAAATATTAGAACGTTTGTCGCTAATAATCACTGTGAGTTATTAAGCGAGTTTAATGCGAACGAAGGCTACATTTTCATGATAAAGAAGTTGTAA
- a CDS encoding EF-hand domain-containing protein: MKNVTYTAMLNKVAQTVALGFVLAIGSTAIARADAPAPAAAQDQGFGLYDTNHDGMIDRAEATAQAVSTKTFEAADTNHDGKLSQSEFDKVATTNNSAKTPSAN, from the coding sequence ATGAAAAATGTTACATATACCGCCATGCTCAATAAAGTAGCGCAAACTGTCGCGTTAGGTTTTGTGCTAGCAATCGGCTCAACCGCGATTGCGCGTGCCGATGCACCTGCGCCTGCTGCAGCACAGGATCAAGGATTTGGGCTATATGATACCAATCATGACGGTATGATAGACCGTGCTGAGGCTACTGCACAGGCTGTGTCGACCAAAACCTTCGAAGCTGCTGACACTAATCATGATGGCAAATTGAGTCAGAGCGAGTTTGACAAAGTGGCTACCACTAATAACAGCGCTAAGACCCCTTCCGCAAATTAA
- a CDS encoding IS91 family transposase → MIRLAHIVATYAAKLLAQHGHHLLPSQQAALTAFQTCRSQMSPRMQLACDDCQTPSYLPHSCGHRHCPHCQAHESQRWIDQQLHKSIPANYFMLTFTVPAQLRTLAWQHQRVMYDLITRCAWETVNTFSQNDNKLRGSAGAVTVLHTHNRRLDYHPHVHLVMPAVAFNPKQRRMRHKHGNYLFNHKALAKVFRAKLLAGIRQAGLTLPNDYPTDWVVDCKAVGTGQHALIYLGRYLYRGVIQEKDILSDRHGQVTFRYRNSQTKQMETRTLSGVAFLRLILQHILPKGYRRARNFGYLHPNSKLLTQLQLTHLWRRNNPPPAQPRPAIRCQCCGGVMKIVRTRIKAIPLATSAPSIKREHRADDTGWETMR, encoded by the coding sequence ATGATCAGACTGGCGCACATCGTAGCAACCTACGCAGCTAAACTGCTTGCACAACACGGTCATCACCTATTGCCCAGCCAGCAAGCTGCCTTAACCGCCTTTCAAACCTGCCGTAGCCAGATGAGCCCGAGGATGCAACTTGCCTGTGATGATTGTCAAACACCCAGCTACCTGCCACATTCCTGCGGTCATCGGCATTGCCCGCATTGCCAGGCGCACGAATCACAGCGCTGGATAGACCAGCAATTACACAAATCCATCCCCGCCAACTACTTCATGCTCACCTTCACCGTGCCCGCCCAGTTGCGCACACTGGCCTGGCAACATCAGCGCGTCATGTATGACTTGATCACACGCTGCGCGTGGGAAACAGTCAACACCTTCAGCCAAAACGACAACAAGCTGCGCGGCAGCGCAGGGGCGGTGACTGTACTGCATACCCATAACCGCCGACTGGACTATCACCCCCATGTGCATCTCGTCATGCCCGCTGTCGCCTTTAACCCCAAACAGCGACGCATGCGTCATAAACACGGCAACTACCTGTTTAACCACAAAGCCCTGGCCAAAGTATTTCGTGCCAAATTACTGGCAGGCATCAGACAAGCAGGACTCACCCTGCCAAACGATTACCCGACCGATTGGGTGGTGGATTGCAAAGCCGTCGGCACTGGACAGCACGCTCTGATCTACCTTGGGCGCTATCTGTATCGGGGGGTGATACAGGAGAAAGACATCCTCTCCGACCGGCATGGTCAGGTCACCTTCCGTTACCGGAACAGCCAAACCAAACAAATGGAAACCCGTACCTTGAGTGGTGTAGCCTTCCTGCGACTGATACTGCAACACATTCTGCCCAAAGGCTACCGCCGCGCCCGCAACTTTGGCTACCTGCATCCCAATAGCAAACTACTCACCCAGCTACAGCTGACCCACCTATGGCGACGGAACAATCCGCCGCCAGCGCAACCCAGACCAGCGATACGTTGCCAATGTTGCGGTGGGGTGATGAAGATAGTGCGCACACGTATCAAAGCGATACCGCTAGCCACATCAGCCCCATCTATAAAACGGGAACACAGAGCAGATGACACAGGGTGGGAGACCATGCGCTAA
- a CDS encoding protein tyrosine phosphatase family protein: protein MIDPALSGIYKIRAIDESLCTSGQPTVAQLQEIAAAGFKAVINLALHDDPRYSLPDEAGTVRSLGMGYVHIPVQFSAPTKNDLAEFFAAMKAHEGQEVWVHCAANIRVSVFLGLYRIIEQRWERDVAFAQLSEVWEPDQVWSAFIESALESPNG, encoded by the coding sequence ATGATCGATCCCGCTCTGTCCGGTATCTACAAGATCCGCGCCATTGACGAGTCGCTGTGCACATCGGGGCAACCAACGGTAGCCCAGCTGCAGGAGATCGCGGCGGCGGGTTTCAAGGCCGTCATCAACCTTGCGCTGCACGATGATCCGCGTTACTCCCTGCCAGACGAAGCCGGAACCGTAAGATCACTCGGTATGGGCTACGTCCACATTCCCGTTCAATTCTCAGCGCCTACGAAGAATGATCTTGCCGAGTTCTTCGCCGCAATGAAGGCACATGAAGGTCAAGAGGTCTGGGTTCACTGTGCAGCAAACATTCGGGTCTCCGTCTTTCTGGGCCTCTACCGCATCATCGAGCAGCGGTGGGAGCGAGACGTAGCATTCGCCCAGCTGAGCGAAGTCTGGGAACCAGACCAAGTGTGGTCGGCGTTCATCGAGTCGGCGCTCGAGTCACCAAATGGCTAA
- the gltX gene encoding glutamate--tRNA ligase: MIRTRFAPSPTGYLHIGGARTALFSWAYARHHKGTFVLRIEDTDLERSTPASVDAILQGMSWLNLDYDEGPFYQMQRMPRYKEVLAQLIASGHAYYCYASKEEVEIMREQQREAGLKPRYDGRWRPEPGKILPPVPADIQPVVRFKNPIDGSVVWNDVVKGTIEIGNAELDDLIIARPDGTPTYNFCVVVDDWDMNITHVIRGDDHVNNTPRQINILKALGATLPQYGHVPMILGADGERLSKRHGAVGVMQYLDEGYLPEALLNYLARLGWAHGDEEIFNMDQFTEWFNLESISRSPAKFNPEKLNWVNQQYIKAADNDRLADLVRPFMEKQIGPLATTPALADVMALLKDRVSTLVELADAAHLFYKYITPDAELLAQHLSPEATTALQQLTEQLAEIDWNKEAIHDAIKATVTTSGLKMPKIAMPLRIIVAGVTQTPSIDATLLLIGRETVLERLRGMLGA, translated from the coding sequence ATGATACGCACTCGATTCGCTCCCAGCCCCACAGGTTATCTACACATAGGCGGCGCACGTACAGCGCTGTTTTCCTGGGCATATGCCCGCCACCATAAAGGCACGTTTGTGCTGCGTATCGAAGATACCGATCTGGAACGCTCCACTCCCGCCTCTGTCGATGCCATCCTGCAAGGTATGAGCTGGCTGAATCTGGATTACGACGAAGGTCCGTTTTATCAAATGCAACGCATGCCTCGCTACAAGGAAGTACTGGCGCAACTTATCGCCTCTGGTCATGCTTACTACTGCTACGCAAGCAAAGAAGAAGTCGAAATCATGCGTGAACAGCAACGCGAAGCAGGCTTGAAACCTCGCTACGATGGTCGTTGGCGTCCAGAACCAGGCAAAATTTTGCCACCTGTCCCAGCGGATATCCAGCCTGTAGTACGCTTCAAAAATCCGATTGATGGTAGTGTAGTCTGGAATGACGTAGTCAAAGGCACGATAGAAATTGGCAATGCCGAGCTGGATGACTTAATCATTGCACGACCAGATGGCACGCCCACCTATAATTTCTGCGTCGTTGTTGATGACTGGGACATGAACATCACCCACGTAATCCGTGGTGATGATCACGTCAACAACACCCCGCGCCAAATCAACATCCTCAAGGCACTGGGCGCAACATTGCCACAATACGGTCACGTCCCCATGATACTGGGTGCAGACGGCGAACGCCTGTCCAAGCGTCACGGCGCAGTCGGCGTCATGCAATACCTCGACGAAGGCTACCTCCCAGAAGCCCTGCTCAATTATCTGGCACGTCTGGGCTGGGCGCACGGTGACGAAGAGATTTTCAACATGGATCAATTTACCGAGTGGTTCAATCTCGAATCCATCAGCCGCTCACCCGCAAAATTCAATCCAGAAAAATTAAACTGGGTGAATCAGCAATACATCAAAGCAGCTGACAATGACAGACTGGCTGATTTAGTGCGTCCATTCATGGAAAAACAAATCGGCCCACTCGCCACCACTCCTGCCCTCGCTGATGTCATGGCGCTACTCAAAGATCGCGTTAGCACCCTAGTCGAGCTCGCAGATGCTGCCCATTTATTCTACAAATACATTACCCCCGATGCCGAACTGCTTGCACAGCATCTAAGCCCGGAAGCCACAACAGCATTGCAGCAACTCACTGAACAGCTAGCCGAAATTGACTGGAACAAAGAAGCAATCCACGACGCCATCAAAGCCACAGTCACAACATCTGGACTGAAAATGCCAAAAATTGCCATGCCACTACGCATCATCGTTGCCGGTGTGACGCAAACACCTAGCATAGATGCAACTTTGTTGTTGATTGGGCGTGAGACTGTGTTGGAGAGGTTGCGGGGGATGTTGGGCGCTTGA